DNA sequence from the Corvus hawaiiensis isolate bCorHaw1 chromosome 6, bCorHaw1.pri.cur, whole genome shotgun sequence genome:
GCTGGGCTGAGAGTTAATGGAGATGAGATTCTTACTATGCACTGTCGATTCTTCCAGCAAACTGCTGCCCATCAGTGACTCTATTGtgaaaaaaaagggtaaaagaaAATTCTCATGATGCAATGACGCTGCAATATAAGATACAATCCCTGCCCCAAATCAAGTCATATTGACTTCTTCCCTAGACACCTACTTTATCTATTCCTACTCTTTGGGCATCCAGTGCTCTAATGGAcggaaaatatttatattttgaacCTTACTATGGTAAGTTCTATTATGCAGGATTGGCTTTCTCTTTAAATAATTCACATTGTGTAAAAACCCAGGCTGCTTGCAACAAGAATACAtaatcaaggggaaaaaaatccacataaaACCCCCCCAATTAGATCCatattaattttgaaagcaATAAACATATCTGCCCCTTGACTGCAATACAAGAATAGACCTTTGTCTTCTGTCCTAGAAAGGAGGAGGGTAACCAGTCCCCATCTCCAAGAGGAACAGACTTTTGTTTCTTACTGACTTGTGGTCTCATATTTTCAGGACAaacatatttccttttctttgacCATCCACTAATTTTTTCCTGCACTTTTCCTCCAGAGAGAGTGTGCTCCCTTCTTTACCTGGCTGTTCTcgctccctgctgccagctgttCCAATTCGGGAGTGGTGTTTCCTCATATGCACATTTCTGCTACCACTCTGGGAAAATGTCTTCCCACAAATTTGGCACTGATGGGGCTTCACTCCTTGGAGTCAAAGGGGGAAGAAATATCCCAAGAATTACTAAATCGGGAAAAAAGACCTCATCAACTAAGAAACTAACAACAGTTTTGAAACGGCTGTTAACACCACTGGTCCTAACTTATCTGTAGAAAccaaatgagaaatattttcatctccTGGAGGGCCATAAGCTTCTAGAACAGAAGGGGTTTAGATATCAGTATTGGCAGTTGTTGGAAAACTCAAGTCTGAAGAGTAACAAAGTCTTCAAGTTGGATTGATGAGAGGGAACAAGTTATTTGAAATCATTTACTCATTAATATGGAAATACTTGATGTCCCACACATAGAATAAAACGACCAGAGGCAAGGAAGCTCTCTCCTGCCATCACACAATGAATTGCAGCATCTGGTTTACATTACTGAGGAGAGACTTGATGATGACGACTTCTCACTGTGGAAAGATTTCCATTTTACAGAGCAGTTCaccattttcaaaatacaagCATGCTGTCCATACTTCTTGGCTCAATGGCATAAAAGACAAGCTTGAAGCATTCAATCCCAAATGTTATTACCCAAATAAAATCTCCCATTCCCCAAACATACCATTTTCATTGTGCTGATGATATTTAAGATAAATCAATCAAAACAGAAGGCAGAACCTTTGAAACACTTGTGAAATACATTTCGACCTAAACCTTTGTCCAATTACAAGTAcatagtaggaaaaaaataaaggaaaacccTACCTATGGCACAAACCCACTTGCAAGATTTCAGATTCAAATGGCTGTGGCTAATATACAGAGACGCTAGAGTCTCTCTTTTAAATAAGCAAATGGCAGCTATGAAAAAGATATTCAACCTCATGACATTttagaaacaatttttaaaataatttttaaaatgtaatttgaatTTAGAAATAGAAACAACAGATTAAAGAGTACAGACTATGGACACCACAAAACACTATGACCATAAGTTCTGTAGAAACCAGGATTTTCCTTAAGGAAATCAAATTAAAGTGCTACAATAAAGGTCTCTTCTCAGACAGATCACAGAATGTCAGATGAATACTCTTACCTGAGTGGACAACCAAATGTTTCCGAAGGCTGGAGTACTCAGCAAAGGAGCGACCACATCCCTGTGCCTGACACAGAAAGGGTTTTTCCCCTACAAGGGAAAAGTAAGTTCTTAGATTTTGGGATCACAACTTAATCTGATTGCCCAAGTCCCTGAGAACAGCTTGGACATCTCTACTCCATTCTCCCTTTCAGCCTTATGTGTATCAGAGTTCCATGGAAATTACACATCCTTCCTAAGCTTTCTAAGGCTTTTAGCAGCATTCTCTTCACTACAGGAAACAGtgggattatttttaaatattcttagACTATCAttcactgaaaatgaagcaaGGGACCACTGTTTCTAGATAATATTCCAAGTATGTACATACTAACAGAGTAATATAAAACCACTTGATCTACGATGTATCTTCTACTTGCAGTTTTCAACAACCAGCTCTGTTCCACATACGCACAGGGTCCTGCTCCCTTTCTGCCTCTCAGTGCCAAAAATCCCATTAACTGTATTTCCCTTCCTATCAGATTCTATACTTTATTTCAGATCAGGCAGAACTTGCCAAAATCCTGTGAGAGAGGTCAGTCAATTATATTTATGTGTGGAGGAACTGTAATTTAAGGCTCAGATTGTACTCATGGACTGAAATCTGTATCACAGctatttttgatttatttaaattatgatAAACTGGGAGGTTACTACACTCAAGCAGTGTAATAAAATTAATCTGTTCTGAACACTCTCTTAATAAAGCTAGACATAACTTTTGCCTACAACATCCCACTAAAGTACTCAATATACCATGTTTAACATTATGATTTCAAGTCCTTAACTGGACCCCTGTACAAGAGTAATAGCAAGACCACAGGAGGTTAAGCAAGCTATTTTAACTATTTTATTGTACAACACATACATAGTTCTTTCACAGTAAACCTATTTTTAAAGGTGTTTCTACTGTGACTTTGCCTTTAGAAGTCTTCTCCCTACAGCTCATTTATTAGCGTCTTATCTACAATAGCATTTGACAGCTGTGAGCAAAAAGGATCAACACAGCATGTTCCAGTTGGTGTTACAAAGCTGAAATATGTAGCAGAGTCTCAAACCCTGATTGTACTTTCTGGCTTGCTacaaatctttaaaattttggAAAACTACCATTGACCTAAGTAACAGCCCACAGTTCCATCTGTAAGACACCCTAGATCTATTTATACCCGCAGTTTCATAACACCTTTGGTCTGATCAAACTCTTAATTGCACATGATCCATTTGCAGCTTAGAAAGTTATTATTTACTCTTCCAGAAGCTACTACTCTGTTGGTTGCAGAATGCTCACTCTATCAGGGAGGATTGCGCATGTATCAGCTGGGCCTATTAACTTTATCTGCACCTTGGCTGGGAGCTTtaagtgcaaaagaaaaatgcaaaaaaaaaaaaaaaaaaaggctgctgtTACTACATGTTACTACACattcaaaattttattattgGTATATACAATTTTTAACTACATCCCAACATCTGCCCCCAAACCATGTGTTCTAGCTAGACTGCACATACTTTAAAATAGCAGCCTTTTCCCATGTGTATCTACAAACCACATACCATACGGTCGTGTTTAAGTAAGGCAGAAGGCACAAACAGCTGCTGGTGACCCACATAATCTGTAACTTCATTTTATCAGGGAGGCCTTGTTCTCTCACACTTGTCAAGGTTATTTTGAAACATTAATCAACTGTAATACAATGCTACTTCCGAGGCCATCAGGGAATCTCTAACAATATTCCAAGAAGCTTGAACTGGGCCATTTGTTTGAGTGTTGTGATAACCCTGAGGCttaaaaaactaaacaaacaaaaccaccagaATATTCAGTATGAACTTTGCTGGTCATTAATTAAATTGCTGGTCACTATTAAATTGCTAGGCATTTCAGCAGTAACTTGTGTGCCTCTCTCAAACAACTTTCTAGTACAAAAACACCTAAAGCACTTTGGCTGCTACACCAACTTCTAAAAATACTGACAAGGCAGGGTCATATTCTCCAGAGGAGATATCATAAACAAACCATGTATAAAATACAGCACTATGAAATAAAGGTTCTTGTTTTATTTACTATAAAAAGCTGAGCATGAATTGAGAGTACACAGGCTCCAGCATACAGTAACATCCCAAATTAGCATTAGCACAAACAGAGCAGTTTGTACACCAAAATGCTGTCTTCTAATTAAtgcttttttctacttttctttgcTACTCATTCCACTGCATTCCTCATTTCCCTAGACGTCCCAAATGTAGTCATTCTACAAGCAGCGTAGGTAACACAAGCTAGTCAGTCATGCAGATGTCAGTACAGCTCCTACTATCTAAGCTATTGAGCCTTTCAGGAATGTCAAATAACCTCTTTACAGAACACAATTACAGAAGTCATGTTCACTAACTATTCTGTTGGTAACAGTCTAGCTCCACACACCCCTCCCTCCATCACACAACTGGAAGGGAATCTTCAGAGTATGTGTCTGAGCAGAGTACAGCATCCCCACACAGTATTTGAAGGGTAAAACCTGTGTGAAATTATACAAGGTAGTAAAAGAGATTAGCACTTGATTTACCTGACTTATAGATCAATGTGAATTGACAGAAAATGGACATTAATGGAGGGCAGAGGTAAACAACGTAAGATTTTCAATAGTTTGAGGACAGAGGAGGAAGTGGTTTATTCCTCAGGAAAGACCCCACCTCAGCAGACCACAAATAGGTGAGGTCTAAAACACACCAGTGTGAATTCGTAGGTGGTTCTTCAGATTTCCAGCTGTTGTGAACTGTTTACCACAGCCCAGTTCTGTGCACACAAAGGGTTTTTCACCATTGTGAATTCTCATGTGCACCTTCAGCCTCTGCAAGACGTAGAAACTTTTTCCACAACCTTCTGCTGGGCAGGTGAAGGAGCGGTCATTTCTGGAAAGCAACAAAAAGCTGTTTCATTACCAGCTACTGCAACGCTTTTTTTAGTGAACAGTTGActtgtttcttttattaaatatgAGTATctgttaaaatacaaaaattctaAACCAAACACAACAGGGACCTGCAAAAATTATCTAAATCTAATCCAAGTTTTTCAGCATAATAGACTTAAAGCACTCAACAGATGTAGTATTTGTAAGAATAATGCCAGGTTTTCACAGCTTGTCAATGTCAAAATGTAACATTATTTCAAATACAGAACACATTTTTTCAAGGCCATAACAACAAATAGCTTCACTCTGCTCACCGGTGTGTTTTCAGATGATACTTGAAGTGAGCTGGCCATACAAATGTCCGATCACAGCCCTCAACTGTGCACTTCAGCTTCCTTTCCACACGAGATAAATGAGGAATGGGGCTTGAATCTTTTGGCTGCCCATCTCCTGTGCAAAGATGAACATTTtcacctgggaaaaaaaaaagcccaccaaAATCTAAAAAATATACAGATTACTATGATGTGTcaaatttaatagaaaaaacaGCATCATGTACGACACAGGATTGTAAATCAGGTATCTGGCTACTAACTGTTTAGCATGTCCAACATGCTGCTGCCTAGCCTGTAACAGGGATCAGACACAGACTTGAAACCTTACCAGGCCCATAAACTATTCCAAACGAGCCATCTGGATCAGATCAGCTGCCACCAGACAAGGCTTATCACAAAGAATAGAAAGCCAATGCACCAGAAATTGTAAAAATGGTCTCTATACAATATCAAATAATCAATTTTAATTATCAGCCAACCATCACCTATTAGCTAAAAACACCTTAGCTAAAATAAGATACTGCATTTGCttgtaattatttattaaaataattaaggtGGAAAGCATGTGACTAAATCCAATTATGTATTCTCCAGAAAACTGATCTCCAAACTCAGTGGAGCTAAAAAAAAGTATAACTTACAGTACGTATTAAAAGTAGGCTCttaaaagttaaaatgaaagctgaaaacCAAGCAGCTGCAGTCAGAAAAAAGATATTCTTTACATGTCCTGGAGAACTAGTAGGCTACAATGAACAGATGGTTCCACTAGAGCTCATTCCCTGAGAAAAAATGAGAAGCCTATTTATATTGAAGAAAAGAAGCATAATTGTCCTGTATAATTCTGTCACTGATGATTTGAAGATGTCATAACTGATACAAAGCAAAAGAGaattagaggaaaaaacaacatGAAACTAGGGGTCTTGTATGGAACATTCAACTTTTGAGACACAATCTGGGGTTCTCCTACCATTATTGCTTGCTTTGGCATTCTTTGCGAGCTGTGCCCGAGTGGCAGCAATTAAACTGTCATGGGCCAATTCTTGCACTCGTAGGAACCATGGGGTACTGCTGTCTGTGCTATCATGAGAGAGAAAGTCATTGCCAGAATCTTCTGCTTCATCTTGAACAAACACCAAGTGCTCTGCAGGAGACCCCAGCCCTAGAAAAGACAAATTTGTGAACAATAATGTAACAGAGGgaaatttcttttgcttctcaGAGATTAGTGTTCATAGCATGGATGAAATAGCTGCCCTGAAAAAGTCTCCACTGACCTCTACATTGTAGAAAGATGTTGATGACTAAACACTCCTAAAATATCCAATAATGCCCAGCTAATTTCATGACCTTTCCTCTTCAtaagcagcagggacagagttGTACTTGTATTTCCTGCATTCTGCTGAGACATATCCAGCCAGATGACAAACAGAAGGACAATTACCTGCTCTTGTTAGGTTGAGAAGAATGAATGAAGTGCTGTCGCTGGGCTGGAGGTCTTGCAATAAGCTAGAAGTTTCTGGAGTTGACAGAAGTTCAGCTGGTTTCTGTACATTCTGTGCCCTTGTTTCCTCTCCATCAGGGCCTACATTTACCTGGAGACTTCTCAAGACAGCAGATGAAGAAACATCTTTGGAAGAGTTAGTGTGACTTGGAGAAGTGAGATCTCTTTCATCATCTAATGAGGAAAAGTGAAACCAGAGTAAATAAAAGTATAAATACACTATAGACTAAAAGATACCtatgaagttatttttctaggaaaaaaaccccagaacttgagagagaagggagaaggaagtTTCTAACTAGTCAGACTTCACTATTAAATGAGAAGATTCAGTCACTCTGCTGAACTtgctcctccatccctgcaatGTCTTATCAGCAAGAGACAGTGGGATCAGAGTGGTGAAGTAAAGACAGCTGTATGAAGGGCAGGATCACAAAGATCTGTCACACAGATTTTACCTGGCAACATGAGTCTGTTGCATTCTGAGGTCTCAGTAACAGGAAGCAGAGACAGACAGGTGATATCTTTTGGTTCTGATTCCACCAGTCCTTGTCCCAGTGGAATAGAAGTATTTTGAACAAACTGAACCAGCAGCTGAAAAAACATACTGAAGATTAGGTCAAAAGCAGCACAAATCATTTAAAAAGGTGCTAAATCCAGTCAATCCAGTAGCCACGACTGTCTTGTAGGAGACATTGAATATAATACCACAAATATACACAGATATAAATGAAAGCTTTTCAATTTACATTAATACAAGGAAAGAATTGTTTGTCTTTGTCATCTCTGAAATACCTataaaattctcatttctttaGCATTTAATAAACAGCTCTAGATTGTTGCAGAGTAAGTCTAGTTAGgctacatttctttttaattaatgttttactGCTTGATACTTTACTATGGTCTAACCTTTCGAGTAAATGTTTTCCATGCTCAGCCTTTGGtacaggtatttttttaaatcattgtcTTTAAATACTTAACTGACAGTTGGCCtttgctaaattaaaaaaagcaatcaaaagaCTAGTTACAAAGATGTCTATCATATGACTACTCAAAATAATCAGATAACAATCAGAGAAACAATGTTGGGATGACAAGGGGGAGAACAGAGACAGCCTTACCCATCCAAATCAGCTACTCCTAAAACCATCAAAGATAGACAACCAACCCACCCACTAAGGGGATTAACAGAAGGAACCCTCTCCAAAATACTACACAAAACAAGGGGGCCTATTGCACTAACAAGTGTAGGACTTAAACTGAGATGCATTCTCTGGGGAGGAATTTGGGACTGGACAAAAGATTTGGGGGGATTGTACAGGAGTTAATAGGTGTTGTTTAAGGGAAAAGCCAAagtaaggaaaaggaaaggatcaAGATGGATCAGGGCAGaacaaagacaggaaaatgGAGAGGGAAGGATAAAAGAGGCCCATTGCATATAAGCAGGAAGTTGGTCAATTCAGTTGTCTGGCACAGCCTAACTCACACTCCATCCTGTCTTCTTATTAAACTCCATTCTTACCTACTTCCCATGTGATCCTTCTCTCTACAGTGGGTCTCCAGTGGCACACACCAGTTTCTAGTGTGTGTCATATGCTAATGAACTCCAAGCCAGCCTAGTTAGCAAGCAAAATGAGAAGTGTGGGGATATATCCCAAAAAAAATCCGTGAAGGTTTTCCACAGGCAGCAACCCTCGAACACAGAATCAGGCACTTCGTGCTGCCCCTGTTTATGAGGGTAAAGCTACAAGCACTCAGCCTGTGTTCATCTGTTTGTTGCCAGTCACATCTGTATAGTGTGTGTGCACGCACATATTTTCAAACAGGTACTAAACCTCACAAGTGGCTGGATCTAATATCAGAATTAAAGAGCTGTCCTCATGTTTCTTGATGAGCTCAGGAGGTGAGAGGTCATTCAGTCTAGCAGATCTAGCCATCCTTGACATCAGTCAGCTCTGGCAAAAATTACTTCTGGCTAACTCCTAAAAACCTGAGTTATAAAAAAGGAACCTGACATTTCAAAAGGAACAGGAAGTcagagaaattacttttttcaccCCTGAAAGTCTTCCCATATTTTTAATCTAGTTCAGAGCAACAAAGCATGTGCCTTGTTTACTCATTCTATCCGTTTTACAACATCTCAAGTTTTTGTCTGATACCAGGTATAATGCTGGACTCCTCTTCGCCTCCAAGGCAGACCCAGAAATGAGACTCTCTTTTTTCTGTTACCAGTGCCACAGCACTccatattaaaatattctgatttaaCAAAGGAAGTGCTGCTGGGAGTTAGGAGATAACACAGTCCAACTTTTGCAATGGACTGAACAAATTCTGTGAACTGCACAAGCTTCTTTAAACACAGTCTCAAATCCCTCCCCTGTATGGATTTAAACTtcagaaagatggaaagaggCCAGTTGTAACACACCAAGACACATACTCCACATTTCAGACAAAATGCTGCTCAAAACCCACATGTAGGTTCTATTTATTTGCCTTTAagttctgtaaaataaattaactcCTTTACTCACATtctcagggatttttttaaacacagaataaagaaatatggaaaataaCAATACACCAAGAAGTTAAACCTCAAGTTCCTTATCTCTAAGAAACTCCTTGACAAAGATCCTGCATTCTGCTGATTCTGCTGCTGTCTAGCAAACAACTGTATGTAGCAAACTTCCTTTATCTTTGGCATTTAGAAGGAAACTGTACAAGATAGTTATTCGAAAGCTACTACCCTCATTGTGACACATTTTAGCATGCATTCACACAGAGCCCAGATGGAATTGTCTGTGCAGTGAGATGGTTCATCAGTGTCAGAAGAAAGAGACTAAAAAATCATGATATGCTCATTGTATATTTGTGATTAAAACCCAACAGTTACAGataattttgttcttattttgtATGCTGTGGTTGTTTTAGTACTTAATTTTCAGAACTACTGGCATCCAGTTCCAAATTATTCCTGTGGCACACACCAGCCTTTTGAGCCTCTCTTACATCAAGAGAAAGTCTGTTAAATCAAAGAAACGGTAAAGAAAATTTAGTACTTTGTGCTTTGATTTCTCTATGCTATATCCTCTCACAAAAATACTAGAAATACGGATgctttctcaaacacttttACCTCAAAAAGTTGCTGCTGTAGGAACCCTGAAGCTTTAACAGCCCTGATTGGTCTCCTCTGGGACCCCCCACCCACACTCTCTCCCTAGGGCTCCTTTTAATCTCAGTTCCCTTCCTGAGTTGTGCTGTATGTTTACCTGTCTCAAGCCCTGTCCACTGGATGAACCTCAGATTTTTACTGCATCTGTGTCTCTAGCCCCATCTCCTACTGCTCCTGCCTGGACTCTGGATACACCCTGGACCTGGTTCATCACTTTGCCTTATCCAGGGCTGAGGGCTGTGGATTCCAGCACCTGTCTCTGCCTTCCatgctcaggtgctgcaggattGTGCCCTGGTAAATGAGGGCACTGCCTGGGCTGGGATCACCCTTGACTCCCTGCTCACCCTCCCTTAGGAGCAGCCTGTCATCACTGACAATTATGAAGCTACAAATTAAGTCCTGAAGTCATTCAGATGGCAATGTGCCATTTGAACTAGGCCACAAGCCAGATGGCAGTTTAAAAGGTTAGAATTGTTTCATCTTATATCTAAGATTACCCAGAGGACCTAGTAAGAAGATGGAACTATTTTATGTTGTCAAAAAAATACACAGGCAGTAAGAGACAGTCCCTCCCCCAGGGCCATGCATTCTAattcaggattaaaaaaaacaggagaaagagaagtaaaaaggAAGTTAAGAATAACGAGCAAGGCAACTAGAAAAAAGAAGTTGGGCCTAAAAACTGTGAGCATTAAGATAGTTCTAAATTACTGGATTGTCTTTCATGTTGATGAGCCCTACTGCTGCTTACTTCACCATAAAATACTTGCTTTATGGACTCATCTATTTTTATACAAAAAGACCTAAATGAAACTTGCCTCCTACAAGAAGAAAGCTTTGCTTTAAACCTTCTACTTCAAGCTGCTTCTACTAGCAACATCAAGCCACTAGGGAAAAGCAAAACGCAGCAACCACAAACAGATGCTCAGAAGAAAAGAGATccttttaatttgctttgtaAAGTAATGACAAACTAGTACAGAGAATTATGAGAGGGcgaaaaaagcagaaggaaacaaaCAGAGATGAATCATGCTCATTATTAAaatctggaataaaaaaaaaccacccttcACATAAGCTAAAGCAAACTAATCACCAACTCAAataattcagagaaaataaaaagttttcatGTTAGTTTTATCTTGACAGATTTTACCTAAACCTTCCTGTTCAAAATCAAGTACCTTTGTGGACAACTACAGCAACTGGAATACAGGAAAGAACTCATTACAAACATTGTGTCATGCTTTCTTAAGGTTCTCGTAATATGGTTTTGCAGCTGAAAGTAAATAGGAAATTATAAGGGTACCTGGTAATTGGCTATTCAGCACAGAAATCTAGGAACAGGACAGGTGATAAATTAAATGCACAGATACACAAACACTAACAAACTCTAGCAAACTGCAGATAAGAGAGAGTAAAAAGACCCAGAACTCCTGGGACACTGATGGATGGGCCAGTACAGAAATAACTTGAGTGTGaccttgaaaaaaatttaacCAGAAACTTTGTAAGGAATAGAACAATGTTATCATGGGTTACCAGAACATATCTCATCAGCAAGAGCAAACTTCTTATGGAATACAGGAGAAATTCTGGGACTGGGTAAAATGTATTAAGATATCTTGAGTGGAGACAGTGGGACTGTGAAAAACTTATGGATGTTTAGGCGAAGGACCACAGGCAAGGAAAGGGAGGGATCAAGGTAGATAGGAGAGAAGCAACTATTGGGAACAGAAAGGGGACTGGGGATAATAAGGGTTGACCACATTAACAGGCTGCAGGTTGCTGCTCTGCATCACCACTGGAGTCTATCTCATCTTTTCTAATGCTTTTTGCTCCTAAATGGTTTCTGAGTACATTCATTGATTAAATTCACTGGTGTAGCCTGTGAAATAGAGAAAACCACAATCTGGAAACACAAGATCCTGGCCAGAGGCTGAATTAAAAAGCCCAGGGCCTGGAGATGGATACTGGAAGGACTCAAGGTTTGGCAAAGACTGGACAGATGTGTGACCACAAGTATGCATGTCAGCCAAGGGAGGACACGTGTGATATGCCAGCAAATTTCAAGTCTCATTACCTGATAAGTAGGGACAGGATTAGGCCATTTGTGGCacttcttttccatgggaatgCCATTTGTGTTTGAGTGTGCTGGTAAAAGCCCTATCCTGACACACAGCCATAATGTCTGTactgtctgtgtgtgcacaggcaCATTTCTGCAGTTCAGGTCCAGGTGCACTTCTGCGTCCACCTGGGAATAGTCCAGTGGTCTCATGTCTGAAAGACCAGGAAGGGAGGAACCTTCTAGCTGATACAGTTTGACAGATCCCATAACCAAATAACATTTGGCATCACAAACAGGCCCCAGATGGGCGGTAAATGTTCCTGAGATGGTGACTGTAGAATCCCTACATAGGGAGGGGAGATTGATCCAATATGGCCAAAGTGCTAGAATTTGTAACCAAAACAGATAGGTCATCTTGGGACACCAGAATAGGAATAGTTAGGGAAACTGAATGTACAGAATATTAGCAGAATACCAAAGGAACAATAAGAGATGCAAGGTGGCTTTACTCTACAGCTAAGACATCCCTTGGAATTTGAAATAGATTTTAATATTGCAAAAGGACACCTTTGACTTAAGAGATTCAAACTTCATGGGACAGACAAATCTGGTT
Encoded proteins:
- the ZNF410 gene encoding zinc finger protein 410 isoform X2, giving the protein MLSDELESKPELLVQFVQNTSIPLGQGLVESEPKDITCLSLLPVTETSECNRLMLPDDERDLTSPSHTNSSKDVSSSAVLRSLQVNVGPDGEETRAQNVQKPAELLSTPETSSLLQDLQPSDSTSFILLNLTRAGLGSPAEHLVFVQDEAEDSGNDFLSHDSTDSSTPWFLRVQELAHDSLIAATRAQLAKNAKASNNGDGQPKDSSPIPHLSRVERKLKCTVEGCDRTFVWPAHFKYHLKTHRNDRSFTCPAEGCGKSFYVLQRLKVHMRIHNGEKPFVCTELGCGKQFTTAGNLKNHLRIHTGEKPFLCQAQGCGRSFAEYSSLRKHLVVHSGVKPHQCQICGKTFSQSGSRNVHMRKHHSRIGTAGSREREQPESLMGSSLLEESTVHSKNLISINSQPSLGVESLHLPDTESIIGVEEGETSCSFFRPLICGD
- the ZNF410 gene encoding zinc finger protein 410 isoform X1; translation: MLSDELESKPELLVQFVQNTSIPLGQGLVESEPKDITCLSLLPVTETSECNRLMLPDDERDLTSPSHTNSSKDVSSSAVLRSLQVNVGPDGEETRAQNVQKPAELLSTPETSSLLQDLQPSDSTSFILLNLTRAGLGSPAEHLVFVQDEAEDSGNDFLSHDSTDSSTPWFLRVQELAHDSLIAATRAQLAKNAKASNNGENVHLCTGDGQPKDSSPIPHLSRVERKLKCTVEGCDRTFVWPAHFKYHLKTHRNDRSFTCPAEGCGKSFYVLQRLKVHMRIHNGEKPFVCTELGCGKQFTTAGNLKNHLRIHTGEKPFLCQAQGCGRSFAEYSSLRKHLVVHSGVKPHQCQICGKTFSQSGSRNVHMRKHHSRIGTAGSREREQPESLMGSSLLEESTVHSKNLISINSQPSLGVESLHLPDTESIIGVEEGETSCSFFRPLICGD